TACAAAGATTGGACAAGGGCGTGATGGAGTAAAAGATATTTTAAAAGATAATCCTGAGCTTATTGAAGAGCTTAAATTAAAAATAGTTGAGACAATAAATACTTAAAAATTAAAATACCTTTTTAATTTTAATTCCCTTAAAATAGGGCGTTTATATGTGTTGCAATCGTGCAAAATACCGTGTAAAAATACTTAAAATTTAACATAATTTAACTAAATTATTAATTCGTAACGTTTTGATTTATAGTGATAAAGGGAAATTGGATGACAGAAATAAAGGACTTAAAATCCTGTGTCCGCAAGGACGTACGGGTTCAAGTCCCGTCTGGGGTACAAAGCCCTCTGTAATAATTTACGGAGGGCTTTTTTGTTTTCAATAATCATATTAAAATATATATAGTACAAAATAAATTTAATACGTCAGGTTCTGTCGCTTTCTGCATTGATATTTGTAACAATAAAACGCAAATATGAAATTCATACCAAAGTAAAAAAGATTCTGAGCCGGACGTTATAGTCTTAATCAAATATTCGGCTCTTTACCTAAACTTTGTTTCGATTTTCATGCTGAATTTTTATTAACCTAAAATTTTAAGCAATGAACTATGACAATTATTTTAATGATTTTGACGACTTCGATGAAACCAGCAAAAAAACTCTGCAGTCTTTATCAAGCTATTTTGTGCCCCATGAATCTCTTTTAAGTAAAACATTAAAGCAACCCACAGATTTACAAACAGAAACCTCTTTACCGCCTGCCCCGTCTTCCGTTTCAGATATTACAGACTGGCAGACAGATGAATATATCAATCTGGAACTTCTGATTTCAAAAATTAAGTATGGCAACAGTGGAATGAGGGATTATATTCTGGAATATAATCCCATTGACTATCAATCTAATACTCAAAGAAAGAGTCTTTCGCTCCCGGGCAAAAATTTCCTCAGGCTGAAAGTTTACCTGAACTCAAAAGCAGAAAATGTCTCAGTAAAATGGAGCCAGACCCAAATAAGTCACGAAATAGCGGTTGGAAAAGAGAAAATCTTCTACAGAATCAATTTTTTCTATGCAAAAAGCAACGAAAAGGCAATTATTCTTGAAACCTGCTCTTATCAGGAATTCAGAGATCTGAATATACTGTTAGGCTATGGTGATATTGATGACTATGATAAGGATTACAAATACTTCCTGAAAAATTTCGCAGATGCTCTCAAAAAATATGAAGATGCCGGGTCTCTGAAGTTCATCTACGAAAATATTCCTGAAACTATTTTGTCTGGACTCTCTGCGCATATTGATAATCTGATGTTTTTTAATCATCTTGAAATTCTTTCAAATGGCGATGATTCGGATATCTTCAAAGACAGCAGTTCTGCAGTGATACAGATTTTCAAAGCCATTGGAGATCCGGTTCCTGTCCTCAACTATTTCCGCGAAAATCCGGATAAACTGAACAGGATCTATTACAATTTAGACGGGAGCACGGAGTATGACGGTAAGATGCAAACCAACCGGATGATACTGGCTAATATCATGATGCTGTTTTCTCTGTTTGCGAATAATGATAAACGGAAAAAAGACGCGCAATCTTTTATCATTGGACAAGGCTATACAATAAACAGTGATATTCTGGAAATGGGAATTTTCCAGAGCAGCGGTGATCAGTACAGAGATACATTTCTCCTGCAACAGCAGAAAGAGGTACAGCGAAATGTAAAAATTATACCGAAAGAAGGAGATCCCAATGCAAAAGAGACCGTTACAGAAGATCTGGATGAAGGGGCACAGTTTCATCCTCTGGATATGGTGTATCTCACAGATATCAGTGGAGAAAAAGAAGAAACCTATCTGGTGCCTGCTATTTATCTGAAGGCATTAGCAGATGCAGAAGAATGGGCGGTTGTACAGCAGAATATCCGTATAGCAGCTAATCTCGTGGCTATTGTGATTGGTGTTGCCACATTGGCAACTACTGGAAACCCCTATTTTATTTTACTGGCTGCCGCCGATATTTCTTTGGCAGGAGCCGATCTTACCATACAGGCATTTAAAGAAGAAATTGCTACATATGAAGGCGGAAAAGAATTTCTGGCAGACTGGGAAGAGATTTATATGGTGGGAGGTATTGCACTGGCTGGTTTAACTGTTGTAGGCAGCTTTTATAGCGGAGCAGCCAAACTGATCGCAAAAATGGCAGACGGAAGTGCAAAGAATTATCTTAAGACTTTGGTATTAAAAGCCGTGCTGGAAACCAATATTTCTAATTTCCAAAAAAATACCATAAAAGTAGTGGAACCCCGGGAAATTTTTCCCGGAGCGGAATACAGAGCGCTTGGTAACACCATGGCGGAAAACGGGATAGTTTTCTTATTTGGACGAAGGAATGGGAAATTTTTAAATGCCTATGCTGCTGTTTATAAAGGTGAAGTGGTAGAAGAGTTTACCAAAGCAGAAATGCATATGTTCTACAAAAAATGGCGTAATTTACGGGGAGAAAAATTAGTAGAGGAGCTGGAGCATCTGGGTGGACATGTACCGCCAGGTGGTTCTATAGTGGCAACCAATGTCGAAGCAGAGGTAAAAGCATTTATAAAAGGGGAAAAACAATTTTTAAATGCCATAATTGAAAATCCTTTTGAAAAAAGGAAAGAAGCGATGCCTTATTTTAATCATATATCTATAGATAATGAAGTTATTCAGATAGGTGATCTAAATTGTGGTAATACCGTGGAAGTTGTAGTTGAGTTTTTGAGAACAGGAGAATTACGAAGAGCTAAATCTTCAACAATGCAAGACATAGAGGTAGTAGCTGCAAAATGTGGAGGCGGAAGTTTCCAGCCTGCGACAATCCCCAGAATGAAACAATTAATGGCAGAAGAAGATATTGTTGTTATTTATGGTATTAAAGAAAAAAATAGCATAACAGGAAGTACTAAAGGTCATTTTTTTGTGGGAATGAAAAAGGGCGGAGAATTACATTTATTTGATGGCCAAACGGGTGAATATGTAATTTTTGCTCAAACAAGAGAATATGGTAACTTTATCCAAAGAGGCTATTTAGAGTTTAAATACACAAAAGTGAGAAAGTAATAATTTTAAAATTGATTTTATGTTAACAGACAAAGAAATGCTAAGGATAGCGGAACGCTATTTAAAAAGTAGAGCAGAAAAATTTGGTGGAGCAGATATTGAAGTAGTAATATTAACAGATCATATCATTATAAAGCCTTATGGAAATATTTATGATTATCAATCTAAAGAATTTCTTCTAACAGGAGATTTTAATAAAACATTAGTAGGTAATGCATCTTTTTTAGTGGAAAAAAAGACAGGAAGAGTAGTTAGTTTTGGTACAGCAATGGATTTAGAAGACTATATAAAAGCCTACGAAAATGGAACATTAGGAAAAACCTTAACTCGTTATTGGTATCCTGATGAAGATAGATTCGATTATAAATAATTTTTAAAATGAAAAAAATTAAAATGTCTTTTGGTACATTTGCCACAGAAAAAATAAAACCATGAAATTATTCAATACCATTGTAGTCGTTAGCATGATCGCTGCTTCTAACCCGTTATTCTCACAGACATCCAGCGAAAGCAAAGCCAAAGAAATTATAGAAAAAGCCATTCAGGCAGAAGGCGGGAAAAAGCTTCTGAGCAGCATAAAAACGCTGTATTCCAAATCTGAAACGGTAATGGACGGGCGAAATGTGTATTGGATTACCAAAGAAATGGTACCCAATAAAGGAAGCTTTGAAATTGAATATCAGGGAAGAATTGTTTACAAATCATGGTTTGACGGTAAAACAGGTTATGAACTGGTCAACGGTGAGAGAAAGCTGGCTGATCCTGCTGAATTTAGAGATAAGGCCGACAGAAAGTATATCATGAATGAACTTGCTTACATAGATCCAAAATTATACAAGATTGAACTTATTGACGAAAATCCAGATAAGATCTATTATAAAATAAAAGCAACGTATATAACAGGAAAGGTGACCTATCTGTATTACGATGTAAAGTCATTCTTTCTAAGCAAAGAAGAAACGGTGGAAAATGGTGAAAAGAATACATTCTCTACAGTTTTACAAAGCGATTATAAAAAATTCGGGGATCTTTGGTATGCTACCAAATCGACTTTTGTTTCTGAAGATGGGAATCAGGAAGCAACTCTTGTAGATTTGTATTATAATAAAAATATTGAGGATAAAGATTTTAAATAATTGATTTACAATCTCTCCAGACTAAAATAAGAACCTTTGTAAATGCACTACAAAGGTTTTCTTTTTTTAATAAGCTGCATAAAAAACCGCTTCACAACTTGCGAAACGGTCAAAAATATATTGAGAGGTGATTAGTTGCCTAATTCAAGCTGATTTTTTACAAGACTGTAGTAATCTGCTTTCTTGTTGACCAACTCCTGATGGTTTCCTTTTTCAACAACGGCTCCGTTTTTCAGAACAATAATCTGGTCTGCATTTTTTACAGTGCTTAAACGGTGTGCTACAATAATTACCGTTTTTCCTTTGAAGAATTCCTGCAGGTTGTCATGAATGATCTTTTCATTTTCGGCATCCAGTGCGGAGGTGGCTTCATCAAAGAGGATAAAATGAGGGTTTTTGTACACTGCTCTTGCAATAAGAACCCTTTGCTTCTGACCTCCGGAGATTCCGTTGCCGGCTGCCCCTATTTTAGTGCTGTATCCTAGCGGAAGATTGTCTATGAAAGACGAAATGTTGGCTACTCTTACCGCATTTTCCATTTTTCTGGTATTGATTTCCACTTCACTAGTTGCAATGTTTCTTTCGATGGTGTCTGAGAAAATAAATCCGTCCTGCATTACCACTCCATAGTTTTCTCTGATGCTTTTAGGAGAAAGGGTAAGAATATCATCTTCGTTATAGTGAATGGTACCGTGAGTAGGGTTATAGAACTTCAACAGCAGCTTCATCAATGTTGTTTTTCCGCTTCCGCTGGCTCCTACAATGGCTGTAACTTTGCCTTCAGGGATAAACAGGTTGACATCTTTTAATACAAACTGAGATTTCGGCCCTTCATACTGGAAAGAAACATTATTTAAGGTAATTCCTCTCTCTTCATCTTTTGAATAAGTATTGCCAACTTCCAGCGCTTTCATTCCCTCTTTTTCTTCTTCTTCATGATTCTGAACTTCATTTAATCTTGAAAGGCTCAGTTTGGCATCCTGTAAAGAGCGGAAGAAAGAAATCATTTGATTAACAGGAGAGTTCAGCTGTCCGATGATATAAGATATTGCTAATAGTTCACCAATGGTCATATTTCCTTTCACAACCTGCAATGCAGCAAAGAACGTCACGAAAATGTTCTTTAATTGGTTAAGAAATTCAAATCCGGAAAACTGATACTGATCTACTTTTAAAATACGAAGAGTTGTTTTGAAAAGCTTATTCTGAATCCCTTCCCATTCCTGTCTTTTGTAATCTTCGAACTGATTTAATTTCATTTCAGAAACTCCGTTCAGGATCTCATAAACGCTTTCCTGGCTTTGTCCTTTTTCGCGGAATCTGTAATAATCCAGAATTTCTCTTTTTTTCAGCCAATATTGAGCCCAAACCAATGATAATGCTGTCAGAGAGGAATAAATAAGTACAATTGTAACGTTATAATACCAAAGCACTCCGAAAAACACCAGGAAAGTTACCATAGAGAAGAAAGTCATAAGGCTCTGAGAGGTAAGAAAATCTTCTATTCTTTCATTATCCTGAATTCTCTGGGT
The nucleotide sequence above comes from Chryseobacterium sp. 7. Encoded proteins:
- a CDS encoding peptidase domain-containing ABC transporter, giving the protein MKLKFIPQHDQMDCGPACIAMVASYFGKQIPLHFLKENANLSREGVSLLSISELCEDIGFETYPAKLTLQTLDENGSLPCILHWNKNHFVVLIDVKKSLISGKKRYKIADPSHGMIWLSEKDFLKSWLSDGETGIALFVSPTNSFYQQTFPEEDKLSISFAMKYFKEHKNKFLFLSGMLLIGSCLSLIFPFLTQTLIDKGVNTKDVDLITIILVSQIVLYLGSITIEILRNWLMLYIGTRISISIISDFLKKMLLLPMGFFDTKMKGDFTQRIQDNERIEDFLTSQSLMTFFSMVTFLVFFGVLWYYNVTIVLIYSSLTALSLVWAQYWLKKREILDYYRFREKGQSQESVYEILNGVSEMKLNQFEDYKRQEWEGIQNKLFKTTLRILKVDQYQFSGFEFLNQLKNIFVTFFAALQVVKGNMTIGELLAISYIIGQLNSPVNQMISFFRSLQDAKLSLSRLNEVQNHEEEEKEGMKALEVGNTYSKDEERGITLNNVSFQYEGPKSQFVLKDVNLFIPEGKVTAIVGASGSGKTTLMKLLLKFYNPTHGTIHYNEDDILTLSPKSIRENYGVVMQDGFIFSDTIERNIATSEVEINTRKMENAVRVANISSFIDNLPLGYSTKIGAAGNGISGGQKQRVLIARAVYKNPHFILFDEATSALDAENEKIIHDNLQEFFKGKTVIIVAHRLSTVKNADQIIVLKNGAVVEKGNHQELVNKKADYYSLVKNQLELGN